The DNA window CGCTCCGCGCTGCTGATGGGTCTGGCCGACGCCACGATCGGGCTGGCCATCATCGTGGCCAACGCCCTGATCAAGTGACGGTGGCCGGCTCCCCGCCCCGGGGGCGGGGAGCCGGCCGGGACGACCGGCTGCGCGCCCCGCCCGCGGCCGTCACTCCGTCGGGAGCTGTCCCTCGGCCTCCGCCAGGATCTCCGTCACACGGGCGGCGAACTCCGCCCCGCGCGGGTCCGCCACCCCGGTCCGGGCCGCGGTGAGCAGTGCGTCCAGGGCGCGCCCGTAAGCGCCGGGTACGTCGCTCCAGCCGGGCAGGGTGTGGACGCCCTCGGTACCGCGCAGTTCCAGGCCCACCCCGGCGGCCTCCTTCGGCGCGCCCAGGCTGAGGACCGCGGTGCTGGCAGCGCCGGAGGTGTGCCGCAGGGCCAGCTGGACCACGTCGGAGGGGCCCCGGGTGGCGCTGACCGAGGTGACGTCGCCGAGGATCGGGACCAGGACGGAGAGCGCGTGCGGGCCGACGTCCCACAGCCCGCCCTTGGCCTTGCGCCAGGGCGAGGCGGCGTACGCGCTGGGCGTGCCGTCGGGCGGGAAGACGGCGCCGAGCCAGTGGGCGGCCGCGGTGAACCAGCCGGCGCGGGCGGCCTGTTCCGTGACCCAGCCTGCGGTGGGCTCGGCGAAGCGCAGGGTGAAGAAGACGACGGACGCGACCTGGTGGCGCGCGGCGGCGTCGGCGACGGCCCGGGCGTCCTCGGCCGTCGTGGCGACGGGCTTGTCGAGCAGCAGGTGGCAGCCGGCGGCGGCGGCGCGCACGGCGAGCGGGGCCTGTACGTCCGGCGGCAGGGCGAAGGCGACGGCGTCACAGTCGGCGAACAGCTCGTCGGGGTCTTCGTACACCTTCACGCCGTACGCCTGTGCCAGCTCGGCCGCGGCCTCGGGCCGGCGGCCCCATACGCCGGCGAAGTCGGAGCCGGCGTGCGCGGCGAGCGCGGGGGCGTGCGTGCGGTGTGCCCAGGGCCCGGTCCCCAGGAGTCCGACACGGGGCCGGGGGCCTGCGGCGGCGCCCGCTGCCGCGCTCTCGGCAGGGGCTTCGGCGGGGTTCTCGGCGGGGTCTCCGGCTGAGGTCACATCAGACAAAATGCTCACCTGCCCAGTCTGCCCCACCCGGACAGGTGTTCCTCCACCAACCCGCGCCCCATCCGCACAGCCGACCCGACCTGCGCCGTAAACGTCGGTAACACGGGGTTCACACGCGGGCAACGGAAGGGAAATCGCGGGCGGGCACGCTGCGGTCATCACCGCAGCGACGAAGCCGCGAGATGAGCAGCGACCAGCAGCACCGCAGAGTCTGAGGATGGGGCCCGTGAGCTACAAGGCTGAATACATCTGGATCGACGGCACCGAGCCGACGGCGAAGCTTCGCTCCAAGACGAAGATCCTGGCGGACGGCGACGCGCTGCCGATCTGGGGCTTCGACGGATCGAGCACGAACCAGGCCGAGGGCCACGCCTCCGACCGCGTCCTGCAGCCGGTCTTCTCCTGTCCGGACCCGATCCGCGGCGGTGACAACGTCCTCGTGCTGTGCGAGGTCCTGAACATCGACATGACCCCGCACGCGTCGAACACCCGCGCGCTGCTGCGTCCGGTCGCCGAGAAGTTCGCCGGGCAG is part of the Streptomyces subrutilus genome and encodes:
- a CDS encoding Gfo/Idh/MocA family protein, with the translated sequence MGTGPWAHRTHAPALAAHAGSDFAGVWGRRPEAAAELAQAYGVKVYEDPDELFADCDAVAFALPPDVQAPLAVRAAAAGCHLLLDKPVATTAEDARAVADAAARHQVASVVFFTLRFAEPTAGWVTEQAARAGWFTAAAHWLGAVFPPDGTPSAYAASPWRKAKGGLWDVGPHALSVLVPILGDVTSVSATRGPSDVVQLALRHTSGAASTAVLSLGAPKEAAGVGLELRGTEGVHTLPGWSDVPGAYGRALDALLTAARTGVADPRGAEFAARVTEILAEAEGQLPTE